One genomic segment of Culturomica massiliensis includes these proteins:
- a CDS encoding IS30-like element IS4351 family transposase translates to MSKHITEEQRYAISMMLQIPMSKKAIAEAIGVDKSTVYREIKRNCDARSGSYSMELAQRKADRRKQQKHRKEVLTPAMRKRIIKLLKKGFSPEQIVGRSRLEGIAMVSHETIYRWIWEDKRRGGKLHKYLRRQGRRYAKRGSKNAGRGFIPGRVDIDERPEIVELKERFGDLEIDTIIGKNHKGAILTINDRATSRVWIRKLSGKEAIPVAKIAVWALRKVKNLIHTITADNGKEFAKHEEIAQKLEIKFYFCKPYHSWERGANENTNGLIRQYIPKGKDFSEVTNKQIKWIENKLNNRPRKRLGYLTPNEKFKQIINQNSVAFAS, encoded by the coding sequence ATGAGCAAACATATAACCGAGGAACAAAGGTATGCAATTTCTATGATGTTGCAAATACCGATGAGCAAAAAAGCAATAGCGGAAGCTATCGGAGTAGATAAAAGCACTGTTTACAGGGAGATAAAGCGCAATTGCGACGCCCGAAGTGGTAGCTATAGCATGGAGCTTGCCCAGCGAAAAGCAGACAGGCGCAAGCAGCAAAAACATCGCAAGGAAGTGCTTACACCGGCAATGAGAAAACGGATAATAAAGCTGTTGAAGAAAGGATTCAGCCCGGAGCAGATTGTCGGCAGGAGCCGCTTGGAGGGAATTGCGATGGTATCTCACGAAACGATATATCGCTGGATTTGGGAGGATAAGCGGCGGGGTGGCAAACTGCACAAATATCTTCGCAGACAAGGTCGCAGGTATGCCAAACGTGGTTCTAAAAATGCAGGGCGAGGATTTATCCCAGGCAGGGTGGATATTGATGAGCGTCCCGAGATAGTGGAACTGAAGGAGAGATTTGGTGATTTAGAGATAGATACAATTATTGGTAAGAACCACAAAGGTGCCATTCTTACCATTAACGACAGAGCAACAAGCAGGGTCTGGATACGCAAGTTGTCGGGAAAAGAAGCCATCCCGGTAGCTAAGATTGCAGTATGGGCACTGCGGAAAGTGAAAAACTTAATACACACAATTACGGCTGACAATGGAAAGGAGTTTGCAAAGCACGAGGAAATTGCGCAAAAATTGGAAATAAAATTCTATTTTTGCAAACCATACCACTCATGGGAACGTGGTGCCAATGAAAACACCAACGGGCTTATCAGGCAGTATATCCCAAAGGGTAAGGACTTTAGTGAAGTAACCAACAAACAGATTAAGTGGATTGAAAATAAACTCAATAATCGACCTCGTAAAAGACTTGGATACCTCACGCCAAACGAAAAATTTAAACAAATTATTAATCAGAATTCTGTTGCATTTGCAAGTTGA
- a CDS encoding DUF4843 domain-containing protein: protein MKKIYILFIALSAFFLMGCENDPIHYSGPDFVSFNEGAINKVVKENEDGILEITLGVSKTSNADRTFSVVVDAANTTAVEGQDYEFVNKTVTIPAGKYTGVIKVKGNYDNLTPEAVKLTLNLVADQSMLQEGTTTSVVVNLSRFFEITMDWLEGNWLAQDTKNGANDGDPYDMTIEQINGDTIAIGGLFGTPSLIKGIVDYDNAQIQIPMQQYMFSQGGADYFIFNVVGSSLYNKPIVCDINFRGITTGSYGVLNASYSGWFPYITVMVKEE from the coding sequence ATGAAAAAGATATACATTTTATTTATTGCGTTATCCGCATTTTTCTTAATGGGATGTGAAAATGATCCCATTCACTATAGCGGTCCTGACTTCGTATCATTCAACGAAGGAGCTATAAACAAAGTTGTTAAAGAGAACGAAGACGGAATTTTAGAGATTACACTGGGAGTTTCCAAAACAAGCAATGCAGATCGTACTTTCAGTGTCGTTGTCGACGCAGCCAATACGACTGCAGTAGAAGGTCAGGATTATGAGTTTGTGAATAAAACCGTTACGATCCCTGCCGGAAAATATACCGGAGTAATTAAAGTAAAAGGCAATTATGACAATCTGACTCCTGAGGCTGTTAAGTTAACTCTTAATTTAGTAGCTGATCAGTCTATGTTACAGGAAGGAACAACCACAAGTGTTGTCGTAAATCTAAGTCGTTTCTTTGAGATTACCATGGACTGGCTGGAAGGCAACTGGTTGGCTCAGGATACAAAAAATGGAGCCAATGACGGAGATCCTTACGACATGACCATAGAGCAAATTAATGGAGATACGATTGCTATAGGCGGATTATTCGGAACACCTTCCTTAATCAAGGGTATCGTTGACTACGATAATGCTCAGATACAAATTCCTATGCAGCAATATATGTTTTCTCAGGGAGGAGCTGATTATTTTATTTTTAATGTTGTCGGAAGTAGTTTGTATAATAAGCCTATTGTTTGTGATATTAATTTCAGGGGAATAACAACCGGATCCTATGGTGTTTTGAATGCATCGTACTCAGGATGGTTTCCTTATATAACTGTAATGGTCAAAGAGGAATGA
- a CDS encoding SusC/RagA family TonB-linked outer membrane protein has product MRKLIGLFVFLTFVGMQICFAQTREITGTVIDKSDKMPLPGVSVTLKSNPSQGTATDVNGKFTLKVNDGDVLVFSFIGMKSQEIAVAGKTNLTVEMEPDAEMLDEVVVEGMYGTQKLGSITGSVATVKEEKLRDRPVANVADALQGQVAGLQVYTASGEPSASFSMRLRGVNSMNASNTPLLIVDGTPVTASAFRAINSNDIENVVLLKDASSTAIYGSRAANGVLVISTKRGKMGEKPKMQVRAQYGWSQMAMDNLDMMNAQEYLKFREMVDPTLITNSTFQEHKAWATKYNVDTDWKDYLFKSSSPTYQLDGSVTGASEKSNYYFSAGYFSQDGIVHHSDYKRMTLRSNVDTKIADWLKVGVNLGLSHEKYRTTFSTTNGWYNPVNFARWADPSYSPYTYTIDNNGKIHWGKPWTINNEMGGLINCSRVMEMQPQVQKTTRIMGNTFIQLTPLKGLTVRAQQSADAYDYRSTLKAYPDPLNEMNKNVGNVREAFQRFYSFTFTNTAEYKFDIQNDHHLSFLIGQESIIQKDEAFNARTQGHSDSRLMLLSASQTPYATDPFGSSLTETVFNSYFARFNYDFMNKYYFDASVRRDGSSLFPKDERWGTFYSVGAMWNMKKEAFLENVDLIDDLRLKVSYGSTGNSGISDYVYIGSIGNGQYNNEASWTISGVQNDGLTWETVKSWNVGVSGRLMNALNLDIEFYKKTTTDMLMSVPFSYTTGHSSANGNVGKMTNTGIDVSVNYDIFSKGDFYWNVSANFNYNKNEIVKLYEGFENFVQAGTGIKYAEGHAFGEFFYAKYAGVNPANGKQLWYTPEGGVTENYSDDLKQFMGKTRFAPWAGGFATTVAWKGISLSADFTWVAQKYMLNNDRFFVENSTFAADQNQAKKMLNMWTTPGQITDIPKAGEAPQFDSRFVENASFVRLKNVTLSYTFPRQLLKKTGFMEGARIYAIGRNLLTFTDYSGYDPEIDSNLSMGKYPNTRQYEIGVELNF; this is encoded by the coding sequence ATGAGAAAATTAATTGGACTATTTGTTTTCCTGACTTTTGTCGGAATGCAGATATGTTTTGCTCAAACGCGGGAGATAACCGGTACGGTTATTGACAAAAGTGACAAGATGCCTCTCCCGGGAGTATCCGTCACTTTAAAAAGTAATCCATCCCAGGGAACAGCAACAGATGTAAACGGGAAATTTACATTAAAAGTAAACGACGGAGACGTTTTAGTATTTTCTTTTATCGGTATGAAATCGCAGGAAATTGCGGTTGCAGGAAAAACGAACCTTACTGTGGAAATGGAACCTGATGCAGAAATGTTGGATGAGGTCGTTGTCGAAGGTATGTACGGTACTCAAAAATTGGGTTCAATTACAGGTAGTGTCGCAACGGTGAAAGAGGAAAAGTTGAGAGACCGCCCTGTTGCTAATGTCGCTGATGCTTTACAGGGACAAGTTGCCGGTTTGCAGGTATATACTGCTTCCGGTGAGCCGAGTGCCAGTTTTTCAATGCGTTTGCGTGGTGTAAACTCCATGAATGCAAGTAATACTCCGTTGTTAATTGTAGACGGAACACCGGTAACAGCTTCTGCTTTCCGGGCCATCAACAGCAACGATATTGAAAACGTAGTATTACTGAAGGATGCTTCTTCAACAGCTATCTATGGTTCCCGTGCAGCCAACGGTGTATTGGTGATTTCTACAAAACGTGGTAAAATGGGCGAGAAACCGAAGATGCAGGTTCGTGCTCAATATGGTTGGTCACAAATGGCTATGGATAATTTAGATATGATGAATGCTCAGGAATATCTGAAATTCCGTGAAATGGTAGACCCGACTTTAATTACCAATTCAACTTTTCAGGAACATAAGGCTTGGGCAACCAAATACAATGTAGATACAGACTGGAAAGATTATCTTTTTAAAAGTAGTTCTCCTACTTATCAATTGGATGGTTCTGTAACGGGAGCTTCAGAAAAAAGTAACTATTATTTCTCAGCCGGTTATTTCAGTCAGGACGGTATCGTTCATCACTCGGACTACAAACGTATGACTTTACGTTCCAATGTAGATACTAAAATAGCCGATTGGTTAAAAGTAGGCGTTAATTTAGGTTTGTCTCATGAAAAATACCGGACGACTTTCTCTACGACAAATGGTTGGTACAATCCGGTTAACTTCGCAAGATGGGCCGATCCTTCTTATTCTCCCTATACCTATACTATTGATAACAATGGTAAAATTCATTGGGGAAAACCGTGGACGATAAATAATGAAATGGGAGGTTTGATAAACTGTTCCCGTGTTATGGAAATGCAACCACAAGTACAGAAAACAACCCGAATCATGGGTAATACCTTTATTCAGTTGACTCCGCTTAAAGGCTTAACTGTCCGGGCTCAACAATCGGCAGATGCTTATGACTACCGTTCAACATTGAAGGCTTATCCGGACCCTCTGAATGAAATGAATAAAAATGTCGGTAATGTAAGAGAAGCTTTCCAACGCTTTTACTCATTTACTTTTACCAATACAGCCGAATATAAATTCGATATACAGAACGATCATCACCTTAGCTTCTTAATCGGACAAGAATCTATCATTCAAAAAGATGAGGCATTTAATGCCCGTACTCAGGGACATTCCGACAGCCGCTTGATGTTGCTTTCTGCCAGCCAGACTCCATATGCAACAGATCCTTTCGGTTCTTCATTAACAGAGACCGTATTCAACTCTTACTTTGCAAGATTCAACTACGACTTTATGAACAAATACTACTTTGATGCTTCTGTCCGCCGGGACGGTTCTTCTCTTTTCCCGAAAGATGAACGTTGGGGTACATTCTATTCAGTGGGAGCCATGTGGAATATGAAGAAAGAAGCGTTCCTGGAGAATGTCGATCTGATTGATGATTTACGTTTGAAAGTAAGTTACGGTTCTACAGGTAACTCTGGAATCAGCGATTATGTATATATCGGTTCAATTGGAAACGGACAATATAACAATGAAGCGAGCTGGACAATCAGCGGAGTACAGAACGACGGTTTGACCTGGGAAACTGTGAAATCGTGGAATGTGGGTGTTTCCGGCCGTTTAATGAATGCTTTAAACCTGGATATTGAATTTTACAAAAAGACGACGACAGATATGTTGATGAGCGTACCTTTCTCTTATACGACAGGACACTCTTCTGCTAATGGTAACGTTGGTAAGATGACGAATACCGGTATTGACGTATCTGTAAATTACGATATTTTCAGTAAAGGTGATTTCTATTGGAATGTTAGTGCTAACTTCAACTACAATAAGAATGAGATTGTAAAATTGTATGAAGGTTTTGAGAATTTCGTACAAGCCGGTACCGGAATTAAATATGCAGAAGGACATGCTTTCGGTGAATTTTTCTATGCAAAATATGCCGGTGTAAATCCTGCTAACGGTAAACAGTTGTGGTATACTCCGGAAGGTGGTGTTACTGAAAACTACTCTGATGATCTGAAGCAATTTATGGGAAAAACCCGTTTTGCTCCTTGGGCCGGAGGTTTTGCAACAACAGTGGCCTGGAAAGGCATTTCTCTGAGTGCAGACTTTACATGGGTAGCTCAAAAATACATGTTGAACAACGACCGTTTCTTTGTTGAAAATTCAACGTTTGCAGCCGATCAAAATCAAGCGAAAAAGATGTTGAACATGTGGACAACTCCGGGACAGATTACGGATATTCCAAAAGCAGGAGAAGCTCCGCAATTCGATTCCCGTTTTGTGGAAAACGCCTCTTTCGTTCGTTTGAAAAACGTAACATTGTCTTATACATTCCCCAGACAATTATTGAAGAAAACCGGATTTATGGAAGGAGCCCGAATCTATGCTATCGGACGTAACTTGTTGACATTTACGGATTATTCAGGATATGACCCGGAAATTGACTCTAACTTGTCCATGGGTAAATATCCGAATACCAGACAGTATGAAATCGGTGTAGAGTTGAACTTCTAA
- a CDS encoding RagB/SusD family nutrient uptake outer membrane protein encodes MKKILYTLIGITGLSLASCDMDKYPYDKIPTDEALQTVSDFKNFRNGFYEYTQVLFTGDYVIQPEVQADGLNAVIDFTNTYGAWYRWQHTAESGGQWSGFYALISNCNLVLEKGVSLMHTFSDADQITLKHYLGEAYFMRALAYEELAIRFCKPYNASTAANDLGVALVTKYAPSSQSSTYPARSSLAKTYELITADLDSAAKYITTPGTQNSGYLTEDAVAALKARVALQMKDYTAAINAAKPLVDGDKYPLVTTAVAMRDMWTNDKSTEVIFQPIFISGQLGSATGTVLIDKSGSNTKVNPDFLPTKTVLDLYDQTNDLRFAAYFKKGSMNFSSGSPQLYYCSKYPGNPLYCTGNTQFINAPKILRIAEMYLILAEAYKESNDETNALSYLNALRSKRIAGYTDQTYSGTALTNEIRKERQRELYMEGYRLWDLKRYGIGLSGRTPQDGTYVYQNGGANSTEISKEASDFRFVWPIPTHEINANPQMKDQQNEGY; translated from the coding sequence ATGAAAAAGATATTATATACTTTGATAGGTATTACGGGTCTTTCCCTTGCTTCATGCGATATGGACAAATACCCGTATGATAAAATCCCTACCGACGAAGCTTTACAGACAGTAAGTGACTTTAAAAATTTTCGGAATGGATTTTATGAATATACACAGGTCCTGTTTACAGGTGATTATGTTATCCAACCCGAAGTTCAAGCTGACGGTTTAAATGCAGTTATTGACTTTACTAATACTTATGGCGCTTGGTACCGCTGGCAGCACACAGCAGAGAGTGGCGGACAATGGTCCGGTTTCTATGCATTGATCAGTAATTGTAATTTGGTATTGGAAAAAGGGGTATCACTGATGCATACTTTTTCTGACGCGGATCAAATCACATTAAAGCATTATTTAGGTGAAGCCTATTTTATGCGGGCATTGGCATATGAAGAATTGGCTATCCGTTTCTGTAAACCGTATAATGCATCTACGGCAGCAAATGATTTAGGTGTTGCTTTAGTAACAAAATATGCACCTTCCAGCCAGTCTTCTACTTATCCGGCACGCTCGTCATTGGCAAAGACATATGAGCTTATTACTGCAGATCTTGACTCAGCAGCCAAATATATAACGACACCCGGAACACAAAACTCCGGTTATCTGACAGAAGATGCTGTTGCTGCACTAAAAGCACGGGTTGCTTTACAGATGAAAGATTACACAGCAGCTATCAATGCTGCAAAACCATTGGTAGATGGTGACAAGTATCCATTAGTCACGACGGCTGTTGCTATGAGAGACATGTGGACAAACGATAAGTCTACGGAGGTTATTTTTCAGCCCATATTCATATCAGGCCAATTGGGTAGTGCTACCGGTACGGTCTTAATTGATAAATCAGGAAGTAATACCAAAGTTAATCCGGATTTTCTTCCGACGAAAACAGTATTGGATTTATATGATCAAACGAATGACCTTCGCTTTGCTGCTTACTTTAAAAAAGGATCGATGAATTTTTCTTCAGGTTCTCCTCAGCTTTATTATTGTTCCAAATATCCGGGTAATCCGCTTTATTGTACGGGTAATACCCAGTTTATAAATGCTCCGAAAATACTTCGTATTGCAGAAATGTATCTGATTTTAGCTGAAGCATATAAAGAATCCAATGATGAAACCAATGCGTTGAGTTATTTGAACGCTTTGCGTTCAAAACGTATCGCCGGTTATACAGACCAAACATATAGTGGAACAGCGTTGACTAATGAAATTCGTAAGGAACGTCAAAGAGAACTTTATATGGAAGGTTACCGTTTGTGGGATCTGAAGCGTTATGGAATAGGTCTTAGCGGACGTACTCCTCAGGACGGAACTTATGTATACCAGAACGGTGGTGCAAATTCAACAGAAATCAGTAAAGAAGCCAGTGATTTCCGTTTTGTATGGCCGATTCCGACACATGAGATCAATGCTAATCCACAAATGAAAGATCAACAAAACGAAGGATACTAA